In Panulirus ornatus isolate Po-2019 chromosome 30, ASM3632096v1, whole genome shotgun sequence, a single genomic region encodes these proteins:
- the LOC139758334 gene encoding uncharacterized protein, whose product MHMRFTCLVIFLVLAVMVGWVPVLLYVANPYLLAEQERLVAFLQHRHVETRSVYIPLLGRLEPEPLSLQIKIPTTNNTLLTSYYAYVNILNLREEEARPVVELPYFQRLHEILRWRLSTGVHIPRAEEVREYFRGLVNSIRAAVHRLSTRVRIPDVEAVRGYFRSLVNSIRVAVHRLSTRVCLPDVEVVRGYFRSLVNYFTREVVTGPVEQVAPVGQVDPVKVKARKDEEDEEVYVEVEEEGSAEVEVSEVTTVEEPEVEDKEPEVKETEPEVEYSVLEAWLMGMTFPYV is encoded by the exons GCTGTACGTGGCCAACCCCTACCTGCTGGCCGAGCAGGAGAGGCTGGTCGCTTTCCTTCAGCACCGGCACGTCGAGACCCGCTCCGTGTACATCCCTCTCCTAGGACGACTCGAACCAGAGCCCTTGTCCTTGCAGATAAAGATCCCCACGACAAACAACACCCTCCTGACATCCTACTACGCCTACGTTAACATCCTCAACCTGCGTGAGGAGGAAGCTAGGCCAGTGGTCGAACTCCCATACTTCCAGCGCCTTCATGAGATCTTACGCTGGCGCCTTTCAACCGGGGTGCATATCCCTCGCGCGGAGGAGGTTCGCGAATACTTCAGAGGGCTGGTGAACTCCATACGAGCGGCGGTCCACCGCCTCTCAACCAGGGTGCGTATCCCTGACGTGGAG GCGGTCCGTGGATACTTCAGATCGCTGGTGAACTCCATACGGGTGGCGGTCCACCGCCTCTCAACCAGGGTGTGTCTCCCTGACGTGGAGGTGGTCCGTGGGTACTTCAGATCGCTGGTGAACTACTTCACACGAGAGGTGGTTACTGGCCCCGTAGAGCAGGTCGCCCCCGTAGGACAAGTTGACCCCGTGAAGGTAAAAGCTCgtaaggatgaggaggatgaggaggtttACGTTGAGGTTGAGGAGGAAGGTTCTGCTGAGGTGGAGGTATCTGAGGTTACTACGGTGGAGGAACCTGAGGTGGAGGATAAGGAACCTGAGGTGAAGGAAACGGAGCCTGAGGTGGAGTATTCTGTGCTTGAGGCATGGCTGATGGGCATGACCTTCCCATATGTATGA